The DNA segment ACGCTTGCTTGCGTTATCTGCAAAAAATTCATAGCGACTACCGTCGCTTTGCAATGCGAACGTTATCCCAAGCACGCTTTCCATGAGGCTTGCGTTCAGCCTTTTTGTAGCTCGGCATCTGCGTCGGACTCCTCTATAGCGGCGGAGACATGGTGTCCCGTCTGTAAATCGAATCGACTTGTCGAGCGGGAGTCGCATGCTCCCCCCGACCGCACTGCAGCCGGTGCTGGGGCGGACGGCGCTATCGCTGCCGAGCTCGGATCGCTTAGAGGAATCATATCCACGCTACTCGAAAAGATTTCGAGCGTTGAGGCTAAGCTCGAGAATCTGTCTTCCTTGGGGACGCGGCTGTCCTTCCTCAAGACCGGCCTGCAGCGTATTTTTTCTACTACCACCGACCTCACTGCCCGTATGGATGGCTTCTCGACTAGGGCGGACACACTCGCCGACTCCATCCGGCGCATCGCGGATCGACAGGCGGACCTCGCCAACCGGATTGTGACTCTTGAGTCTACTCCCGCGCCTCGCCCCACGGATCCCTCTGCGGCGTCCGACCTCGCCGCCCTGGAGTCTCTGGAGCGGGACAGGCTCCTTTCGGAGCTCATTCATTTCGGGGTCAGAGAGCTTCTTGGTGAGGACTCTCACCCCATGGCCGTCGACGTCACCGCTGCTCTTGGCGTCGCTGTCTCGCCTGGCGATATGGTCTCCTGCTTCCGGATACCGGGAAGGGGCGATCGTCCGCGTCCCCTCATTGTCCGCCTTTCTTCCAACCACACTAGAAATCGATGGATTGACGGTAAGAGGGCCCAGGGGGCCCTCGACGGCTCCGTGGTGTCCAACTAACTTGCGGGTTTCCGGATAGAAGTAAATGAGAGACTCCCGCTTTCCGTCAGGCGCGCTCTCGTCGAGACGAGGCGGGCAGTCGGGAAGGGGCGCCTGGCCCACGCCTGGGTCAGGAACGGGCTCGTCCGTGTGAGGGTTCGGTCCTCCGACACACCGATTGCGCTTCGGCATCTTGATCATCTTCGAGACGTCCTTGCCGGGGCCATCGGGTCTGCCGCTCCACCCGCCCTCTCGACCGCCTCATCGACCGCTCCCGGCGTGCCGGCTGCCGTCGCTCTTCCTTCCCCGCAACCGGTCGTTCGGAGATCTCGCGTCCGCCGGCTACGCTTCCCGCGTCGGCTGCGTCCTCTCTATCGGCTGGCGTCCCGGCTGGGCGCGATCGCGATCGGGGTGCCATCCCTAAGCAGCCATCCCGGGGAAGGGCCTGATTTTGCGGCCTGCCCCCCACACCTCGCGGACATCTGCCACGTGAACTGCCAGTCTCTCCTCCCTCACTTTGACGAATTCTCCCTCTTTTTTCTTCGGGAATCTTACAACATCATAGCCATGTCTGAAACTTGACTGAAGCCTCATGTGCCTGACGATATGATCCGTCTCAATGAGTATCGTTTAACTAGACTGGACAGGGAGGGTAGAGGCGGGGGAGGGATTAGCGTATACGTGCGTACCGATTTTAGCACTCGGATTTTGGCTGCGTTCCCTGGCTTCTACTGCGCGCAGCCTGAGTTCTTGCTACTGAGTGTATCCTACGGGGGTTGCGCTCCGCTTCTCGTGGCCGTTGTCTACCGCCAAAGCTGGGTCTCTCGGTCTTTCAGGCGGAGTTCGAGAGATGCCACCCTTCCTTTTCTGCTGCCGTAATCATTGGCGATTTTAACACCGATCTAAACCGCACTTCCTATGACACCGACGTCTTTATGGAATTTTGCAGCTGTAACTGCCTGTTCTTTGTTTCCTTTTTCAACACCCACCACATCGCCTCCTCCAGCATGCGCATCGATCATTGCATGATGAGCGACCGGGCCCTCCTGAGCTCCTTCTCCCAACAACCGCTTCTTTTCCTCTCAGCCCACGACCTCATTGAGGTCACTCTTTACCTACTAGCCCAtcactccccccccccccctcgccaTCCGTGACTATTCCCGCTTTGATTTTGAGTCTTTCCTAAATTCCTTATCTCTGCTCAGCTGGTCCAGCATCGCCCATCTCCCTGGCCTGGACGACAGAGTCGATTGGTTCACCAGACTTCTCCTTGAGGCTCGCGACCTTCACGCTCCACTCCGCTCTTTCAAGGCAAAAAAACCACCCGCCCCCTGGATTGACTCCTCTCTACGCGCTCTCATACGCATGAGAGACGCCGCAAGATGCGCTTACCTCTCCCGCCCCTCTCCTTTGAGCCGTGAAACCTTCGTAGTCCTTTGCAACACGATCAGCCGGCTAATCACCTCGGCTAAAAACAATTACCTGGCGCGGCGCATAGCGGCCTCATCCGGCCCCTCTCGACTCTGGTCTGAGCTACGATCCTTGGGTGTTGTCAGAAACAAATCCTTCACCCCTTATCCTGAATTCTCACCTGACAGTCTCAATCTCTTCTTTACGTCGGTTCACGCTTCCTCCaccctctcctctccctccaACCGCACCTCGTCCCTGCCCATCCCTCGCACTTCTCCCAGCCCCCCCCCCTCGTATCTCATTGCCTGACCCCAACTCCTTCTACTTCTCCTATATTACTCCTGACGACCTGCATAAGGCTCTAGCGAGGTGTCGCTCGAACGCCGCCGGCCCGGACAACATAACTCGCCGTCTTCTTCTTGATAGTCTCCCTGTTACCTTTTGCATTATCCTGGATCTCCTTAATCTTTCATTGGATTCCTCCTGCTTTCCCTCCCTTTGAAAACGATCCCATATTATCCCTTTCCCCAAAATCAAACATCCTTCGTCCCCTGCCGATTTTCGATCCATTTCCATACTTTGCTTCCTTTCAAAAATACTTGAACGTATTGTATATGATCAGTTATCCGCCTACCTACATCTTCATAGCTTCCTAGATCCCTACCAGACCGGATTCCGTCGCGGCAGCAGCACCCAGACGGCGCTCATCAGGCTTCTTAAAGATGTTAGGCTGGCCGCTGATAGGAGGATGGTCACGCTCCTCATCCTATTCGATTTTTCCAAAGCGTTCGACACGGCACAGCATGACCTTCTCATGCGCAAGATCTCGCACCATGGACTGTCGAGCGCTGCGCTGCGGTAGTTTGAGTCTTACCTTTCCGGTAGGTCTCAGCGTGTAAGAGGTGCTGACAACTACTCGTCATGGTCGCCTATTTTCTTGGGCGTGCCTTAGGGCTCGGTTCTGGGTCCGCTTGTATTCTCGATTTTCATTGATGACCTTAGATTTTCCATCGTACACAGCAAACACCTCTTATACGCTGATGACCTCCAGATCTATTTTCACTTCCCCTCACCTCAATTTTGCCGTGGGAAGAATTAGCGAGGACATTGCTGCTATTGAGCGTTGGGCCACTACCAACGGACTTACCTTCAACGCACGCAAAACTAAGGCACTCCTTCTCGGAAGTGCTCGTTTTGTAAATTCTATTCGGGCAAACACCACCATCTCGCTGAAGTTGAATGGCGCGCCGATAGAACTCGTCGACCAAGCGACGAGCCTCGGCGTCCTTCTGTCGGGCGTGCTTAGCTGGAGCGAGCAAGTAAACGCTACCGCTCGTAAGGTCAATGGTGCCTTATGGAGACTAAAACTCCATCAGGGATGTCTCTCGACCGCTCTGCGCAATCGGCTTGTGTCCTCGCTGATTTTTCCCTTATTTGATTACTGCTTCGCAGTCTTCACTGACCTGACTGGTCAGCAGAAACTCAAACTCAGGCGCTTGATAAATGCGTGCGTGCGCTTTATCTATAATCTGCGGAAGGACGAGCACGTCTCTGACTACTACAACTCCCTGGGATGGCTGTCCGCTGATAGCAGAAGGACATATCTCGTCGAATGCCTCCTCTTCTCCATACTCCGCTCTGGAGTCTCTGCCTACCTCGCCTGCGATTTCCGACCTGGCGCCAGACCTCGCGCCGCCTCACGTGCATCACCTCACGATCTTGCGATTCCTACAGAACTACCATCTACCAATCCTTCCTCTGTGTAGCTTCCTACCTATGGAATTCCATCCCAATTGTTTCATCAGAAACAATGTACTTTTTGACGTGCCCTCTGCGTCGCGACGAATAGCTAGTCCCCTGGGCTCCGAGCCCGCTGCATTATGCTGTGCGTCGTCCCCCAGTGATCGGGAATTCCTGCGTGATCCGTATTTTTGCTTGCCGCGAAAACTTTTGTACCTCATTGTACTGCGTATTCTATGTGTTTTTCTCTCTGCATTACACTTACTACCTATCTATTACCTTTGTGAATTTTTCTTCCATACTTATGTATTGCGTGTTACTTCCTGTGTGATATTTTTCTCCGCGTCACTCTTGGCATCTTATTTTCATCTTTGAGTACTCTTTGCGTATTTTTCTTCACATCTATGTACTGCGTTCTTCCTACACTTTTGTTCTCTGCGTCTTGCTAATCGCTCTATTCTGTGCCTACAAACTGCACTATAACTATACCTTCACTCTATGCTCGCGCACCCATGCATAGACTTTCGTATTACCTCGTTTTCTGTCTCGGTTTTTACTTGTACTTTTGACATGTTATTGCTTCACCTGTATTACTGCGCTCTATTCACTGTACTCTAGACACAATCTTAGAGAGTTTACTTTAGATTGTTAATAAAagctttatctctctctctctctctctctctctctctctctctctctctctgcgccTGCGTGAGTATCTGTGTTGACGTGTCTCGTTGCTACTCCGTATTTTTTGGCTTTTCTTTGCCGTCTTCTGCCCTCCGGGACCTTTTTTCCAGAAAATCTGTCGAAGGCTTTTTTGTTCGACTTGGTCCCGTCGACGTGAGTACCTCCACCTGATCTTGGGGTCTTTTTTCACGTCTTTTTCACGTCTTTTCGGACCAGGTTCTCTCAGATTTTCTTCCGAAGTTTCTGGAATCCGTTTTCGGCGTCTCGCGCCTGCGCCCGGTGTTTACTTTCGGGATTTGTTAGCATCGTCGACGACGTTGGTCGTCCCCACCAGTAAGTCAGCTGTTCTTGACTATTTCTGTCATCGTTACTCGGAAGCATGACTCTGTCATGCGGCGTGTGTAAGCGCTTTATCGCGGCAGCGAATGCGCTACACTGTGAGCGTGTGTCGAGGCACGTTTTCCACGAGGAATGCCTGCCAACCGACGCGAGGGCGGGGGATTTCCGCTGTCTTTACTGTGCAGACAGTAAACTCACTAAACAAATGACTTGCGTCCTGCCCGGCTCAGTTGCCCCCCGGGTTTCCGACGCTTCTGACGCGGAACCCGACTCACTCCGGGGTCTTATCACCTCGCTCCTCGCAAAAGTCACCAATATCGAGACCGAATTGGAGGATTTAGGCACCGTGAGATAGCAGCTCTCATCACTCGAGGCAAATATGAGGCAGTTTACAACATCGCTCAGCGTTCTTTTCATCAAACTCGTGTCACTTTCAACGAGGACTGACTCCTGCGGCCTTGCGCCTTGGGGACCGGCAGAATGGCCTTCTTGAGCGGCTTCGTGCTCTGGAGTCTCGACATCATGGTGCCGATCTGATCTTGAGGTGCGACTGGCGTTTCTCGAGCGGGACAAGCGGAACATCGAGCTCATTTTCTTCGGCGTAAGGGAGTCGCCTGCTGAGGATCCCCGTGCCGTCGCCACCATGATCGCCTCAGTTCTGTCCGTTGCCGTTTTCCCGGGAGATATTGTCTCTTGTGCTCGGATCCCCGCCAGGGGCAATGAACCCCGTTTGTTGGTGGTTGGGCTCTCCTTTATTGACGTGCGCAATTGGTGGATCAATGAAAAGCGGGCCAGGGGGACCCTTGACGGCGCGGCCGTGTCGACGTCGCTTATCGGGTTCAACATCGAGATCAAC comes from the Monomorium pharaonis isolate MP-MQ-018 chromosome 9, ASM1337386v2, whole genome shotgun sequence genome and includes:
- the LOC105834115 gene encoding uncharacterized protein LOC105834115 — protein: MTLDFPSYTANTSYTLMTSRSIFTSPHLNFAVGRISEDIAAIERWATTNGLTFNARKTKALLLGSARFVNSIRANTTISLKLNGAPIELVDQATSLGVLLSGVLSWSEQVNATARKVNGALWRLKLHQGCLSTALRNRLVSSLIFPLFDYCFAVFTDLTGQQKLKLRRLINACVRFIYNLRKDEHVSDYYNSLGWLSADSRRTYLVECLLFSILRSGVSAYLACDFRPGARPRAASRASPHDLAIPTELPSTNPSSV